A window from Urocitellus parryii isolate mUroPar1 chromosome 1, mUroPar1.hap1, whole genome shotgun sequence encodes these proteins:
- the LOC144256752 gene encoding olfactory receptor 2W3-like, with amino-acid sequence MDRTNGSTQGHFILLGFSDRPHLERVLFVVILVAYLLTLVGNSTIILVSRLDPRLHTPMYFFLNHLSFLDLSFTTSSIPQLLHNLSGRNKTIRYVGCVVQLFLFLGLGGVECLLLAVMAYDRFVAVCKPLHYMTIMHPQLCLGLVSVAWGCGMANSLIMSPMTLLLPRCGHNKVDHFLCEMPALIRLACISTAAVEGIAFILAVGIVLSPLVFILVSYGHIVRAVFRTQSSSGRHRIFNTCGSHLTVVSLFYGNIIYMYMQPGHSSSQDQGKFLTLFYNIVTPLLNPLIYTLRKKEVKGALRRLLLGNISLGKNL; translated from the coding sequence ATGGACAGGACCAACGGCAGCACCCAGGGCCACTTCATCCTCCTGGGTTTCTCTGACCGCCCCCACCTGGAGAGAGTCCTCTTTGTGGTCATCCTGGTAGCCTACCTGCTGACCCTGGTGGGCAACAGCACCATCATCCTGGTGTCTCGGCTGGACCCCCGGCtccacacgcccatgtacttcttcctcaaccacctgtccttcctggacctcAGCTTCACCACCAGCTCCATCCCCCAGCTGCTCCACAACCTGAGTGGCCGAAACAAGACCATTAGATATGTGGGCTGCGTGGTCCAGCTCTTCCTGTTCCTGGGCCTGGGTGGAGTAGAATGTCTGCTGCTGGCCGTCATGGCCTATGACAGGTTCGTGGCCGTCTGCAAGCCCCTGCACTACATGACTATTATGCATCCACAACTCTGCCTGGGCTTGGTGTCAGTGGCATGGGGCTGTGGGATGGCCAATTCTTTGATCATGTCACCAATGACGTTGTTGCTACCTCGATGTGGGCACAACAAGGTGGACCACTTCCTGTGTGAGATGCCTGCGCTGATCCGGTTGGCCTGCATCAGCACTGCTGCCGTGGAGGGCATCGCCTTCATCCTGGCCGTGGGCATCGTGCTGTCTCCCCTGGTCTTCATCTTGGTGTCCTATGGCCACATCGTCAGGGCTGTGTTCAGAACCCAGTCGTCCTCAGGAAGACACAGAATCTTCAACACCTGTGGCTCCCACCTCACCGTGGTCTCCCTGTTCTACGGGAACATCATCTACATGTACATGCAGCCAGGACACAGCTCCTCCCAGGACCAGGGCAAGTTCCTCACCCTCTTCTACAACATCGTCACCCCCCTCCTGAACCCCCTGATCTACACCCTCAGAAAGAAGGAGGTGAAGGGGGCACTGAGAAGGCTGCTGCTGGGAAATATAAGTTTAGGAAAGAATTTATAA